A portion of the Homo sapiens chromosome 16, GRCh38.p14 Primary Assembly genome contains these proteins:
- the MAPK3 gene encoding mitogen-activated protein kinase 3 isoform 3 (isoform 3 is encoded by transcript variant 3) codes for MAAAAAQGGGGGEPRRTEGVGPGVPGEVEMVKGQPFDVGPRYTQLQYIGEGAYGMVSSAYDHVRKTRVAIKKISPFEHQTYCQRTLREIQILLRFRHENVIGIRDILRASTLEAMRDVYIVQDLMETDLYKLLKSQQLSNDHICYFLYQILRGLKYIHSANVLHRDLKPSNLLINTTCDLKICDFGLARIADPEHDHTGFLTEYVATRWYRAPEIMLNSKGYTKSIDIWSVGCILAEMLSNRPIFPGKHYLDQLNHILALDLLDRMLTFNPNKRITVEEALAHPYLEQYYDPTDEPVAEEPFTFAMELDDLPKERLKELIFQETARFQPGVLEAP; via the exons atggcggcggcggcggctcaggggggcgggggcggggagccCCGTAGAACCGAGGGGGTCGGCCCGGGGGTCCCGGGGGAGGTGGAGATGGTGAAGGGGCAGCCGTTCGACGTGGGCCCGCGCTACACGCAGTTGCAGTACATCGGCGAGGGCGCGTACGGCATGGTCAG CTCGGCCTATGACCACGTGCGCAAGACTCGCGTGGCCATCAAGAAGATCAGCCCCTTCGAACATCAGACCTACTGCCAGCGCACGCTCCGGGAGATCCAGATCCTGCTGCGCTTCCGCCATGAGAATGTCATCGGCATCCGAGACATTCTGCGGGCGTCCACCCTGGAAGCCATGAGAGATGT CTACATTGTGCAGGACCTGATGGAGACTGACCTGTACAAGTTGCTGAAAAGCCAGCAGCTGAGCAATGACCATATCTGCTACTTCCTCTACCAGATCCTGCGGGGCCTCAAGTACATCCACTCCGCCAACGTGCTCCACCGAGATCTAAAGCCCTCCAACCTGCTCATCAACACCACCTGCGACCTTAAG ATTTGTGATTTCGGCCTGGCCCGGATTGCCGATCCTGAGCATGACCACACCGGCTTCCTGACGGAGTATGTGGCTACGCGCTGGTACCGGGCCCCAGAGATCATGCTGAACTCCAAG gGCTATACCAAGTCCATCGACATCTGGTCTGTGGGCTGCATTCTGGCTGAGATGCTCTCTAACCGGCCCATCTTCCCTGGCAAGCACTACCTGGATCAGCTCAACCACATTCTGG CCCTTGACCTGCTGGACCGGATGTTAACCTTTAACCCCAATAAACGGATCACAGTGGAGGAAGCGCTGGCTCACCCCTACCTGGAGCAGTACTATGACCCGACGGATGAG CCAGTGGCCGAGGAGCCCTTCACCTTCGCCATGGAGCTGGATGACCTACCTAAGGAGCGGCTGAAGGAGCTCATCTTCCAGGAGACAGCACGCTTCCAGCCCGGAGTGCTGGAGGCCCCCTAG
- the MAPK3 gene encoding mitogen-activated protein kinase 3 isoform 2 (isoform 2 is encoded by transcript variant 2): MAAAAAQGGGGGEPRRTEGVGPGVPGEVEMVKGQPFDVGPRYTQLQYIGEGAYGMVSSAYDHVRKTRVAIKKISPFEHQTYCQRTLREIQILLRFRHENVIGIRDILRASTLEAMRDVYIVQDLMETDLYKLLKSQQLSNDHICYFLYQILRGLKYIHSANVLHRDLKPSNLLINTTCDLKICDFGLARIADPEHDHTGFLTEYVATRWYRAPEIMLNSKGYTKSIDIWSVGCILAEMLSNRPIFPGKHYLDQLNHILGILGSPSQEDLNCIINMKARNYLQSLPSKTKVAWAKLFPKSDSKALDLLDRMLTFNPNKRITVEEALAHPYLEQYYDPTDEVGQSPAAVGLGAGEQGGT, translated from the exons atggcggcggcggcggctcaggggggcgggggcggggagccCCGTAGAACCGAGGGGGTCGGCCCGGGGGTCCCGGGGGAGGTGGAGATGGTGAAGGGGCAGCCGTTCGACGTGGGCCCGCGCTACACGCAGTTGCAGTACATCGGCGAGGGCGCGTACGGCATGGTCAG CTCGGCCTATGACCACGTGCGCAAGACTCGCGTGGCCATCAAGAAGATCAGCCCCTTCGAACATCAGACCTACTGCCAGCGCACGCTCCGGGAGATCCAGATCCTGCTGCGCTTCCGCCATGAGAATGTCATCGGCATCCGAGACATTCTGCGGGCGTCCACCCTGGAAGCCATGAGAGATGT CTACATTGTGCAGGACCTGATGGAGACTGACCTGTACAAGTTGCTGAAAAGCCAGCAGCTGAGCAATGACCATATCTGCTACTTCCTCTACCAGATCCTGCGGGGCCTCAAGTACATCCACTCCGCCAACGTGCTCCACCGAGATCTAAAGCCCTCCAACCTGCTCATCAACACCACCTGCGACCTTAAG ATTTGTGATTTCGGCCTGGCCCGGATTGCCGATCCTGAGCATGACCACACCGGCTTCCTGACGGAGTATGTGGCTACGCGCTGGTACCGGGCCCCAGAGATCATGCTGAACTCCAAG gGCTATACCAAGTCCATCGACATCTGGTCTGTGGGCTGCATTCTGGCTGAGATGCTCTCTAACCGGCCCATCTTCCCTGGCAAGCACTACCTGGATCAGCTCAACCACATTCTGG GCATCCTGGGCTCCCCATCCCAGGAGGACCTGAATTGTATCATCAACATGAAGGCCCGAAACTACCTACAGTCTCTGCCCTCCAAGACCAAGGTGGCTTGGGCCAAGCTTTTCCCCAAGTCAGACTCCAAAG CCCTTGACCTGCTGGACCGGATGTTAACCTTTAACCCCAATAAACGGATCACAGTGGAGGAAGCGCTGGCTCACCCCTACCTGGAGCAGTACTATGACCCGACGGATGAGGTGGGCCAGTCCCCAGCAgcagtggggctgggggcaggggagcaGGGGGGCACGTAG
- the MAPK3 gene encoding mitogen-activated protein kinase 3 isoform 1 (isoform 1 is encoded by transcript variant 1), producing the protein MAAAAAQGGGGGEPRRTEGVGPGVPGEVEMVKGQPFDVGPRYTQLQYIGEGAYGMVSSAYDHVRKTRVAIKKISPFEHQTYCQRTLREIQILLRFRHENVIGIRDILRASTLEAMRDVYIVQDLMETDLYKLLKSQQLSNDHICYFLYQILRGLKYIHSANVLHRDLKPSNLLINTTCDLKICDFGLARIADPEHDHTGFLTEYVATRWYRAPEIMLNSKGYTKSIDIWSVGCILAEMLSNRPIFPGKHYLDQLNHILGILGSPSQEDLNCIINMKARNYLQSLPSKTKVAWAKLFPKSDSKALDLLDRMLTFNPNKRITVEEALAHPYLEQYYDPTDEPVAEEPFTFAMELDDLPKERLKELIFQETARFQPGVLEAP; encoded by the exons atggcggcggcggcggctcaggggggcgggggcggggagccCCGTAGAACCGAGGGGGTCGGCCCGGGGGTCCCGGGGGAGGTGGAGATGGTGAAGGGGCAGCCGTTCGACGTGGGCCCGCGCTACACGCAGTTGCAGTACATCGGCGAGGGCGCGTACGGCATGGTCAG CTCGGCCTATGACCACGTGCGCAAGACTCGCGTGGCCATCAAGAAGATCAGCCCCTTCGAACATCAGACCTACTGCCAGCGCACGCTCCGGGAGATCCAGATCCTGCTGCGCTTCCGCCATGAGAATGTCATCGGCATCCGAGACATTCTGCGGGCGTCCACCCTGGAAGCCATGAGAGATGT CTACATTGTGCAGGACCTGATGGAGACTGACCTGTACAAGTTGCTGAAAAGCCAGCAGCTGAGCAATGACCATATCTGCTACTTCCTCTACCAGATCCTGCGGGGCCTCAAGTACATCCACTCCGCCAACGTGCTCCACCGAGATCTAAAGCCCTCCAACCTGCTCATCAACACCACCTGCGACCTTAAG ATTTGTGATTTCGGCCTGGCCCGGATTGCCGATCCTGAGCATGACCACACCGGCTTCCTGACGGAGTATGTGGCTACGCGCTGGTACCGGGCCCCAGAGATCATGCTGAACTCCAAG gGCTATACCAAGTCCATCGACATCTGGTCTGTGGGCTGCATTCTGGCTGAGATGCTCTCTAACCGGCCCATCTTCCCTGGCAAGCACTACCTGGATCAGCTCAACCACATTCTGG GCATCCTGGGCTCCCCATCCCAGGAGGACCTGAATTGTATCATCAACATGAAGGCCCGAAACTACCTACAGTCTCTGCCCTCCAAGACCAAGGTGGCTTGGGCCAAGCTTTTCCCCAAGTCAGACTCCAAAG CCCTTGACCTGCTGGACCGGATGTTAACCTTTAACCCCAATAAACGGATCACAGTGGAGGAAGCGCTGGCTCACCCCTACCTGGAGCAGTACTATGACCCGACGGATGAG CCAGTGGCCGAGGAGCCCTTCACCTTCGCCATGGAGCTGGATGACCTACCTAAGGAGCGGCTGAAGGAGCTCATCTTCCAGGAGACAGCACGCTTCCAGCCCGGAGTGCTGGAGGCCCCCTAG